In the Candidatus Saccharibacteria bacterium oral taxon 488 genome, one interval contains:
- the dnaN gene encoding DNA polymerase III subunit beta, with protein sequence MKLTVTQENLAKALASVGRIAASRNELAILNNILLRTDGSRLVVAATNLEIASTQHVGAKVEKPGSITIPARLVSEFVASLPSSTVELEVKDEHLHLTADKFSSVINGVVADEFPELPTVDEQTAVRLDMSADELKKAVSQTIIATSSDATRAVLTGVYWHTYNSELYLAATDGYRLAEKRLMKFDGEITAIVPASTLQEVLRSLDTETSDVSLFFDETQVGFRTDHLEIVSRLIDGKFPDYRQLIPKIAETEVTIKKADFLRITKVASLFARESGGGITLTASHEQALLSIHSIASELGENTSEASAEVSSDGEITLNSRYLIESLGVTDGETITFSFSGKLSPCVIREQTPTPDCMHIVMPLKR encoded by the coding sequence ATGAAACTCACCGTCACCCAAGAAAACCTCGCCAAAGCCCTCGCTAGCGTTGGGCGCATCGCTGCTAGTCGTAACGAACTAGCGATACTGAATAATATTTTATTACGAACCGATGGTTCTCGGCTGGTCGTAGCGGCAACGAATCTGGAGATCGCCTCTACCCAGCATGTTGGCGCCAAGGTCGAGAAGCCCGGCTCGATAACTATCCCAGCCCGACTAGTGAGCGAGTTCGTCGCCAGCCTGCCAAGTAGCACGGTTGAATTGGAGGTTAAGGACGAGCATCTACACCTGACCGCAGATAAGTTCTCATCGGTTATCAATGGCGTCGTAGCAGACGAGTTTCCGGAGCTACCGACAGTGGACGAGCAGACAGCGGTGCGACTGGATATGAGTGCCGATGAGCTAAAAAAAGCAGTTTCGCAAACCATTATCGCGACGTCTAGTGATGCCACGCGGGCGGTGTTAACTGGTGTGTACTGGCACACCTATAATAGTGAGTTGTATCTAGCGGCCACGGACGGTTATCGGCTAGCGGAGAAGCGGCTGATGAAGTTTGATGGCGAAATTACAGCCATCGTACCAGCATCGACATTGCAGGAAGTGCTGCGGAGCCTCGACACCGAGACGAGTGATGTAAGTTTGTTTTTTGATGAAACGCAGGTTGGGTTTCGGACGGATCACCTAGAGATTGTGAGTCGGCTGATCGATGGCAAGTTTCCCGACTATCGTCAATTAATTCCTAAAATTGCCGAGACCGAGGTAACGATTAAGAAGGCTGATTTTCTGCGTATTACCAAGGTTGCTAGTTTATTTGCACGTGAGTCGGGCGGCGGCATTACTCTCACGGCTAGTCACGAGCAAGCGCTACTATCAATCCATTCAATCGCCTCGGAACTCGGCGAGAATACCTCTGAGGCTAGTGCCGAGGTGTCAAGCGACGGCGAAATTACGCTTAATTCTCGCTATCTGATTGAGTCGCTTGGCGTCACTGATGGCGAGACTATCACCTTCTCGTTTAGCGGCAAACTGTCGCCATGCGTTATCCGCGAGCAGACCCCTACGCCGGATTGTATGCATATTGTTATGCCGTTGAAGCGCTAG
- a CDS encoding CHAP domain-containing protein, which produces MERKLVLQRVVIVISIISLLFGSSPVFAELNTDQLRATFEDNSILFSNNSEDTNCSPNAAQRAGDAAGELVGEDNLKKAFNYFISKGAPKFVAAAIVGNLYQESKGNPILRQNKGSEPNPLKAGGKYHPWNPSKPAGMGDAWGIAQWDPGVAVLYWQQQAGVQGDVTSLEVQLAIVWWQLQNLAPTSRKNVLAEMTASGNVNEATSIMVKKFFGAGIPRTDIRAAYANKAMSWEPDPSIAAAAASGAATNCSDDSGGGGGTISEGGLNEEQAKKFMMNYGENKNNESQKAMGGYLWNNCNGGGSNCVSFSVFFLNKFTSTKGVYTPGNGEAVVSYLRSNRRVPTGKTPKVGAIFSWNGGRYGHTGVVLGIHGDTVIVGQASCSGPGKGRGDGTQSGGGSGFIRVGKINETKAWLGRLPDEFAYPEVDMSAVANYVGASTGGGGGNVAL; this is translated from the coding sequence ATGGAACGAAAATTAGTCTTGCAAAGGGTTGTTATCGTTATATCAATTATTTCGCTGCTTTTTGGGAGCTCACCGGTATTTGCCGAACTAAATACCGACCAACTGCGCGCGACATTTGAAGACAATAGTATCCTTTTTAGTAATAATTCTGAAGATACAAACTGTTCACCAAATGCCGCACAGCGGGCGGGCGATGCCGCAGGAGAGTTGGTCGGTGAAGATAATCTAAAGAAAGCATTTAATTATTTTATATCCAAAGGTGCACCAAAGTTTGTTGCAGCAGCAATCGTTGGTAATTTATATCAGGAGTCAAAAGGTAACCCAATTCTTCGTCAAAATAAAGGCTCCGAGCCAAATCCGCTCAAGGCCGGCGGTAAGTATCACCCGTGGAACCCGAGTAAACCGGCTGGTATGGGCGATGCCTGGGGAATCGCCCAATGGGACCCGGGCGTAGCCGTTCTTTATTGGCAACAGCAGGCTGGCGTCCAGGGTGATGTTACCAGCCTCGAGGTGCAACTAGCTATCGTCTGGTGGCAGCTCCAGAATCTTGCACCGACCTCACGTAAAAACGTTCTTGCCGAAATGACGGCCTCGGGCAACGTAAACGAGGCAACCTCTATTATGGTAAAGAAGTTTTTTGGTGCTGGTATCCCACGAACCGATATTCGCGCAGCTTATGCTAACAAAGCCATGAGCTGGGAGCCAGATCCTTCTATCGCAGCCGCAGCGGCTTCTGGTGCCGCTACTAACTGCAGTGATGATAGTGGAGGTGGAGGCGGCACTATCTCCGAAGGCGGCCTCAACGAAGAGCAGGCAAAGAAATTCATGATGAATTACGGCGAAAATAAGAACAATGAAAGCCAGAAGGCTATGGGTGGTTACCTGTGGAATAATTGTAATGGTGGCGGCTCGAATTGTGTGTCGTTCTCTGTATTCTTTTTAAACAAGTTCACTTCTACAAAAGGCGTCTATACACCCGGAAATGGAGAGGCGGTTGTGTCATACTTAAGGAGTAACAGGCGCGTGCCAACCGGCAAAACACCAAAGGTTGGAGCAATATTTAGCTGGAACGGTGGACGGTATGGACATACTGGTGTCGTCCTCGGCATTCACGGTGATACTGTTATCGTTGGCCAAGCAAGCTGTAGTGGTCCCGGTAAGGGGCGCGGTGATGGTACACAATCGGGTGGCGGATCTGGTTTCATCCGCGTAGGTAAGATCAACGAGACAAAGGCATGGCTCGGTCGCCTACCAGATGAGTTTGCCTACCCAGAAGTTGATATGTCGGCAGTAGCAAATTATGTTGGAGCAAGCACAGGTGGAGGTGGTGGCAATGTTGCACTATAA
- a CDS encoding DUF87 domain-containing protein, whose product MARKKKLDAIDIAAQQRAREQAEVEQAFLTGVRTLRDFIAPSSLELKSDHFRLGSKYGRTMYVYGYPRELYTGWLSSVINIDEVLDISMFIYPVDTQVVLNNLRKKVTQLEASLSINSEKGKVRDPAMEAALQDAEELRNQLQIGSEKFFRFGLYITVYADSIDELNFIQHKIETIFGQQLVFSKVASAQQEQGLNSTIPQLTDQLQVRRNMNTGAISTSFPFTSADLTDGKGVLYGINMHNNGLVIFDRFSLENANMVVFAKSGAGKSFTVKLEALRSMMLGSDIVIIDPENEYQKLSDAVGGSYIRLSLNSDTRINPFDLPRVIDTDEADDALRANLVTLHGLLRQMLGGSQTTAGGQIIAGLTAAEEADIDQALIDTYARVGITADPLTHHSTPPTIADLYDTLLHMGGTGPSLAQRLRKFTSGTFAGIFSQQSNIDINNTMVVFNIRDLEDELRPIAMYIVLNHIWNITRTDQKRRMLIVDEAWQLMRYDDSANFLFSLAKRARKYQLGLTTITQDVEDFMGSKMGRAIVANSSMQLLLKQSTSAVDVLSSVFKLTEEEQKRLANFPVGQGLFFAGQNHVHIQIQASDTEYELINTSPISRHQLPSETPLGGYGAV is encoded by the coding sequence ATGGCTAGGAAAAAGAAGCTAGACGCCATTGATATCGCCGCCCAACAGCGGGCTCGCGAGCAGGCCGAGGTTGAGCAGGCTTTTCTCACCGGTGTGAGAACCCTGCGTGACTTCATCGCCCCGAGCAGCCTCGAGCTCAAATCCGACCATTTCCGCCTTGGCTCAAAGTACGGCCGCACCATGTACGTCTACGGCTATCCGCGCGAGCTATACACCGGTTGGCTCAGTTCGGTGATCAACATCGACGAGGTGCTGGACATCAGCATGTTCATTTACCCGGTTGATACCCAGGTGGTGCTCAACAACTTACGCAAGAAAGTGACTCAGCTCGAGGCCAGCCTCAGTATCAATTCCGAGAAGGGCAAGGTGCGCGACCCAGCGATGGAAGCAGCATTGCAGGACGCCGAGGAACTACGCAATCAGTTACAGATCGGCTCGGAAAAGTTCTTCCGCTTTGGCCTTTACATTACGGTTTATGCCGACAGCATTGATGAACTCAACTTTATCCAGCACAAGATCGAGACAATTTTTGGCCAACAACTGGTATTCTCTAAGGTTGCCTCGGCCCAGCAGGAGCAGGGCCTCAACAGCACTATTCCACAGCTGACCGACCAGCTCCAGGTTCGCCGCAACATGAATACTGGCGCTATTTCTACCAGCTTTCCGTTCACCTCGGCCGATCTAACCGATGGCAAGGGTGTGCTATATGGTATTAATATGCATAATAACGGCTTGGTAATTTTTGATCGCTTTTCTCTCGAGAATGCCAACATGGTGGTGTTCGCTAAATCTGGTGCCGGTAAGTCGTTCACCGTCAAACTGGAGGCGCTGCGCAGCATGATGCTTGGTTCAGACATCGTGATCATCGACCCAGAAAACGAATACCAGAAGCTGTCCGACGCCGTTGGCGGTAGCTACATTCGACTCAGCCTCAACAGCGACACCCGCATCAATCCGTTTGATCTGCCGCGAGTAATTGATACCGATGAGGCGGACGATGCGCTGAGGGCGAATTTAGTGACGCTGCATGGCTTGCTGCGACAGATGTTGGGCGGCTCACAGACGACAGCGGGCGGACAGATTATCGCTGGACTGACGGCCGCCGAGGAGGCTGATATTGACCAAGCGCTGATCGACACCTATGCTCGCGTTGGCATCACCGCTGACCCGTTGACCCATCACTCGACGCCACCGACCATCGCCGATCTCTACGATACGCTGCTTCATATGGGTGGCACCGGGCCAAGCCTCGCTCAGCGGCTCCGCAAGTTTACCTCGGGTACGTTCGCTGGTATCTTTAGTCAGCAATCAAACATCGATATCAATAACACCATGGTGGTCTTTAATATCCGCGATCTCGAGGACGAGCTGCGGCCGATCGCCATGTATATTGTCCTCAATCACATTTGGAATATTACACGCACCGACCAAAAGCGGCGCATGCTCATCGTCGATGAGGCATGGCAGCTGATGCGCTACGACGACTCGGCCAACTTCCTGTTTTCTCTCGCCAAGCGCGCCCGCAAATACCAGCTCGGCCTCACGACTATCACCCAGGACGTCGAGGACTTTATGGGTAGCAAAATGGGCCGAGCCATCGTCGCCAACTCGTCGATGCAGCTATTGCTCAAGCAGTCAACCAGCGCCGTTGATGTCCTTTCCAGTGTCTTCAAACTAACCGAGGAAGAGCAAAAACGCCTCGCCAATTTCCCCGTGGGGCAGGGGTTGTTCTTTGCCGGACAAAACCACGTTCACATCCAGATTCAGGCCAGCGATACCGAATACGAACTCATCAACACCTCGCCGATCTCTCGACACCAACTACCATCAGAAACGCCGCTCGGCGGGTACGGGGCAGTGTAG
- a CDS encoding Hsp20 family protein yields MARRNDDLLIEDELTAAFLNDDLANDAPQPAAPAAAPATAAPTPEDDWEDEADDLMGQLAVDVFESETELIIKARTAGVDRNDLDVSISDGILTISGTLSSGDETDVKNWHIQECYWGEFSRTLALPVAVNEEGVKAELKDGVLTITFEKIKQERAKKIQVL; encoded by the coding sequence ATGGCACGCAGAAACGACGATTTGTTAATCGAAGATGAGCTAACCGCAGCTTTCTTGAATGATGATCTGGCTAATGACGCGCCGCAACCAGCCGCACCCGCAGCAGCACCGGCTACCGCAGCGCCCACTCCTGAGGATGACTGGGAGGATGAGGCCGATGATTTGATGGGGCAGCTAGCGGTCGATGTATTTGAATCAGAAACCGAACTTATTATCAAAGCCCGGACGGCTGGTGTTGATCGTAACGACCTAGACGTTAGTATCTCAGACGGCATCCTCACGATCAGCGGCACCCTATCAAGTGGTGATGAGACCGATGTCAAGAACTGGCATATCCAAGAATGCTACTGGGGCGAGTTTAGCCGCACCCTGGCGCTACCCGTCGCAGTCAACGAAGAAGGCGTCAAGGCCGAACTCAAAGACGGCGTGCTCACCATCACTTTTGAGAAAATTAAGCAAGAACGTGCCAAGAAAATCCAAGTCTTGTAG
- a CDS encoding 50S rRNA methyltransferase, translating into MKITILTIGKRHEPWVEPGIKRFLERLRAPFAAEMIIIPHSGQIGDRARQDESERLMSRLKPHDFVILLDERGRNLNSPELSRLILDHTDQHIVIIIGGAYGVTETLHRRADIVWSLSRLVFPHQLVRLMLAEQLYRTQEIARGGSYHHD; encoded by the coding sequence ATGAAAATCACTATTCTCACCATCGGCAAGCGGCACGAGCCCTGGGTGGAACCAGGCATTAAGCGCTTTTTAGAGCGCCTCAGAGCGCCATTCGCCGCAGAAATGATCATCATCCCACATTCCGGCCAAATCGGCGACAGAGCGCGCCAGGATGAGTCAGAGCGCCTGATGTCTCGCCTCAAGCCGCACGACTTCGTCATCCTCCTCGACGAGCGCGGTCGCAACCTGAACTCGCCAGAACTATCGCGGCTCATTCTTGATCACACCGATCAGCACATCGTCATTATCATTGGCGGGGCCTATGGCGTTACCGAGACGCTTCACCGGCGAGCCGACATCGTTTGGTCGCTATCACGCCTGGTGTTTCCACACCAGTTGGTACGGCTCATGCTCGCCGAGCAGCTGTACCGCACCCAAGAGATCGCTCGGGGCGGTTCGTATCATCACGACTAG
- a CDS encoding peptidoglycan bridge formation glycyltransferase FemA/FemB family protein has translation MNQHFLQSTAWQAFQESLGRTTFRDSGPDWEYLAILERSTGNSRLYCPYGPTANDEHSLAAALDSLAQLGKTHRVTFLRVEPTNLDFTAHLQTHGWKKVTYQKLQPEHSHVIDLTQPQDQLIAHMAQPVRNVYRNYHKKGVSVHRSTDPHDIDILLKFVHQVARQRGITPHPDSYFRQQAATLFPLGAATLYYAALDDQPIAAALFYHSSDTLYYAHAGASSDPAHRKLNAGTALLAEAIIDAQQRGLTTADLYGITPDGADKNHPWTGFTKFKRSFGGRDVTFAGAWDLPLQRSRYWLYRAYQTLR, from the coding sequence ATGAACCAACATTTTTTACAATCAACCGCCTGGCAAGCCTTTCAAGAGTCGCTCGGGCGCACCACCTTTCGCGATAGCGGCCCGGACTGGGAATACTTGGCTATTTTAGAGCGCAGCACTGGCAATTCCCGCCTGTACTGTCCGTACGGTCCTACTGCCAATGACGAGCATTCGCTCGCAGCAGCCCTTGATTCCCTAGCTCAGCTTGGTAAAACACACCGCGTTACTTTCCTGCGCGTTGAGCCAACCAACCTCGACTTTACCGCCCATCTGCAAACTCACGGCTGGAAAAAGGTCACCTACCAAAAACTCCAGCCCGAGCACTCGCACGTCATCGACCTGACCCAGCCGCAAGACCAGCTGATCGCCCATATGGCACAGCCAGTTCGTAATGTGTACCGCAATTATCATAAAAAAGGCGTCTCTGTCCACCGCTCGACCGACCCGCATGACATTGATATCTTACTGAAATTCGTCCACCAAGTCGCCCGACAGCGCGGCATCACACCACACCCCGATAGTTATTTCCGCCAGCAAGCCGCCACCCTCTTCCCACTCGGCGCAGCCACACTGTACTACGCTGCGCTTGACGATCAGCCCATTGCCGCTGCCCTGTTTTACCACAGCAGCGACACGCTATATTACGCCCATGCTGGCGCCTCGTCAGACCCGGCTCACCGCAAACTCAACGCTGGCACTGCCCTGCTGGCTGAGGCGATCATTGACGCTCAGCAGCGCGGATTAACCACTGCCGATCTTTACGGCATTACCCCGGACGGCGCCGACAAAAACCATCCATGGACTGGCTTCACCAAGTTCAAACGCTCATTTGGCGGACGCGACGTTACTTTTGCCGGAGCTTGGGATTTACCATTGCAGCGCAGCCGCTACTGGCTGTACCGCGCCTATCAAACACTGCGTTAA